In Labilithrix sp., a genomic segment contains:
- a CDS encoding DUF2752 domain-containing protein: MNAVARPVTASRRVLAVLAVAAVWVVVALPIVIPGFQCPTARLTHHPCPGCGMTRAVVFLLRGDVGASLAMHPLALPTLLTQGAFAAVTLALAWRRGAPWAALEERAGRVALYLFMAVMMLVFLLWIARGLGALGGPVPV, translated from the coding sequence ATGAACGCGGTCGCCCGGCCAGTGACGGCTTCGCGCCGCGTGCTCGCCGTGCTCGCCGTCGCGGCGGTGTGGGTCGTCGTCGCGTTGCCGATCGTCATCCCCGGCTTCCAGTGCCCGACCGCGCGGCTCACGCATCACCCGTGCCCCGGCTGCGGGATGACGCGCGCGGTCGTCTTCCTCCTCCGCGGCGACGTCGGCGCTTCGCTCGCGATGCATCCGCTCGCGCTCCCCACCCTCCTGACGCAAGGCGCGTTCGCCGCGGTGACGCTCGCGCTCGCGTGGCGTCGCGGCGCGCCGTGGGCCGCGCTCGAGGAGCGCGCCGGCCGCGTCGCGCTCTACCTCTTCATGGCCGTGATGATGCTCGTCTTCCTCCTCTGGATCGCGCGGGGCCTGGGCGCGCTCGGCGGACCCGTCCCGGTGTGA
- a CDS encoding glycosyltransferase, with amino-acid sequence MIAACIVARDAAALLPECIASVRESAGEVLLVDDGSTDDTVAVARSEGARIVASDAKSHELARNAYLEAATAEWILVIDADERLTTDVRPLVERAGSEVGGFALERYDWIGGGRWASTRLVRLFRRAPDVRYFASTAHAAVAPAIARAGGRVALAAHGALHHLDALLDRDHAAKRADMRRRLEAQRGLPGAPPILRCFYALELFALEDDRAADAELAAALASDPRIEPIASLFRAQHHRARARFDEAERLARRALGLASDVFRGRDSAWAVLADVEDRQGRVEDAIATTRAAIAESPAVASHHLNLFALTGDERARDEALRLNPWIDSPRVLAPGARPSIFVQQDALLERYRPRPA; translated from the coding sequence ATGATCGCGGCGTGCATCGTCGCGCGCGACGCGGCCGCGCTCTTGCCCGAGTGCATCGCGAGCGTGCGAGAGAGCGCAGGCGAGGTGTTGCTCGTCGACGACGGCTCGACCGACGACACCGTCGCGGTGGCGCGGAGCGAGGGCGCGCGCATCGTCGCGAGCGACGCGAAGAGCCACGAGCTCGCACGGAACGCGTACCTCGAGGCCGCGACGGCGGAGTGGATCCTCGTCATCGACGCCGACGAGCGCCTCACGACCGACGTGCGGCCGCTCGTGGAGCGCGCCGGCAGCGAAGTGGGAGGCTTCGCGCTCGAGCGCTACGACTGGATCGGCGGCGGCCGCTGGGCGTCGACGCGCCTCGTGCGCCTCTTCCGCCGCGCGCCCGACGTCCGCTACTTCGCGAGCACCGCCCACGCCGCGGTCGCGCCCGCGATCGCGCGCGCCGGCGGCCGCGTCGCGCTCGCCGCGCACGGCGCCCTCCACCACCTCGACGCGCTGCTCGATCGCGACCACGCCGCGAAGCGCGCGGACATGCGCCGCCGCCTCGAGGCGCAGCGGGGGCTCCCGGGCGCGCCGCCGATCCTCCGCTGCTTCTACGCGCTGGAGCTCTTCGCGCTCGAAGACGACCGCGCCGCCGACGCCGAGCTCGCCGCCGCGCTCGCGAGCGATCCGCGCATCGAGCCGATCGCGAGCCTCTTCCGCGCGCAGCACCACCGCGCCCGCGCCCGCTTCGACGAGGCCGAGCGGCTCGCGCGCCGCGCGCTCGGTCTCGCGAGCGACGTGTTCCGCGGCCGCGACTCCGCGTGGGCCGTGCTCGCCGACGTCGAGGACCGGCAGGGCCGCGTCGAGGACGCGATCGCGACGACGCGCGCGGCGATCGCGGAGTCCCCCGCCGTCGCGAGCCATCATTTGAACCTGTTCGCGCTCACCGGCGACGAGCGCGCGCGCGACGAGGCGCTGCGGCTGAACCCGTGGATCGACTCGCCGCGCGTCCTCGCCCCCGGCGCGCGGCCGAGCATCTTCGTGCAGCAGGACGCGCTGCTGGAGCGCTACCGCCCCCGTCCGGCGTGA
- a CDS encoding inorganic phosphate transporter has product MIAGLVVIIALALTFDFINGFHDAANSIATVVSTRVLTPGQAVVWAAFFNFIAFLVFSTHIAGNIARGVDPAVVSIGLVGAGLVGAVIWGLLTWWWGLPTSSSHALLGGLAGAAIMKGGFGVLDYTFFAKTLVFIVIAPVLGLLLGLGYMRLVMLLFGRKSPGSVDRLFRRAQLVSAALYSLGHGGNDAQKTMGIIVAALIASGHLGAAPTGAEQHVPFWVVLVCHAAMGAGTLSGGWRIVKTMGMGITKLAPVGGFSAETAGASTLFMATVLGIPVSTTHTITGAIVGVGTVQRFSAIRWRVAGRIVWAWIFTVPAAAAVSALALLVLRAIGVPV; this is encoded by the coding sequence ATGATCGCCGGCCTCGTCGTCATCATCGCGCTCGCGCTCACGTTCGACTTCATCAACGGGTTCCACGACGCGGCGAACAGCATCGCGACCGTGGTCTCGACCCGCGTCCTCACGCCGGGCCAGGCGGTGGTGTGGGCCGCGTTCTTCAACTTCATCGCGTTCCTCGTCTTCAGCACGCACATCGCGGGCAACATCGCGCGCGGCGTCGATCCCGCCGTCGTGTCGATCGGGCTCGTCGGCGCGGGCCTCGTCGGCGCCGTGATCTGGGGCCTCCTCACCTGGTGGTGGGGGTTGCCGACGTCGTCGTCGCACGCGCTCCTCGGCGGCCTCGCCGGCGCCGCGATCATGAAGGGCGGCTTCGGCGTCCTCGACTACACCTTCTTCGCGAAGACCCTCGTCTTCATCGTCATCGCGCCGGTCCTCGGGCTCCTCCTCGGCCTCGGGTACATGCGGCTCGTGATGCTGCTGTTCGGGCGCAAGTCGCCGGGCTCGGTCGATCGCCTCTTCCGCCGCGCGCAGCTCGTCTCCGCCGCGCTCTACTCGCTCGGCCACGGCGGCAACGACGCGCAGAAGACGATGGGCATCATCGTCGCCGCGCTCATCGCGTCGGGTCACCTCGGCGCGGCGCCGACGGGCGCGGAGCAGCACGTGCCGTTCTGGGTCGTCCTCGTCTGCCACGCGGCGATGGGCGCGGGCACGCTCTCGGGCGGCTGGCGCATCGTGAAGACGATGGGCATGGGCATCACGAAGCTCGCGCCGGTCGGCGGCTTCTCGGCGGAGACGGCCGGCGCGAGCACGCTCTTCATGGCGACGGTGCTCGGCATCCCGGTCTCGACCACCCACACGATCACGGGCGCGATCGTCGGCGTCGGCACGGTGCAGCGGTTCTCCGCGATCCGCTGGCGCGTCGCGGGGCGCATCGTCTGGGCGTGGATCTTCACCGTGCCCGCGGCGGCGGCGGTCTCCGCGCTCGCGCTCCTCGTCCTCCGCGCGATCGGCGTCCCGGTGTAA
- a CDS encoding DUF2505 family protein, giving the protein MPEITLRHEIDTDEDTFWSKIVLSEDFNKKLYEGALKFPAWTLLEQKEDDAKVTRRVKVDPATGDLPGPLKKAMGDGKLSYVEEGTFDKKAKRYSFKVQPSMLPDKTKVSGELWAEKIGDKKIRRMCTIRVEVKVMLIGGMIEERIMGDLKKSYDDSTAATNAYIKEHGL; this is encoded by the coding sequence ATGCCCGAGATCACCCTCCGTCACGAGATCGACACGGACGAGGACACGTTCTGGTCGAAGATCGTCCTCAGCGAAGACTTCAACAAGAAGCTCTACGAGGGAGCGCTCAAGTTCCCGGCCTGGACGCTCCTCGAGCAGAAGGAAGACGACGCGAAGGTCACGCGTCGCGTGAAGGTCGATCCCGCGACGGGGGATCTCCCGGGCCCGCTCAAGAAGGCGATGGGCGACGGCAAGCTCTCCTACGTCGAGGAGGGCACCTTCGACAAGAAGGCGAAGCGCTACTCGTTCAAGGTCCAGCCGAGCATGCTGCCGGACAAGACGAAGGTGAGCGGCGAGCTGTGGGCCGAGAAGATCGGCGACAAGAAGATCCGCCGCATGTGCACGATCCGCGTCGAGGTGAAGGTCATGCTCATCGGCGGCATGATCGAAGAGCGGATCATGGGCGACCTCAAGAAGTCGTACGACGACAGCACCGCCGCCACGAACGCGTACATCAAAGAGCACGGGCTCTGA
- a CDS encoding lytic transglycosylase domain-containing protein, which produces MRSASLRLLRVLIGASVGLLPLTAAADIFKTVGPDGTISFTNRPSAGAQLYMKGDAKPTRGGAPAFAPQDRDLSRYSRYDEHIRGAAILYQLPEQLIRAVIKVESDYDPRAVSSAGARGLMQLMPQTAERLGVKDINDPRENIYGGVRYLRVLANMFNGNLDFTIAAYNAGENAVISHGGIPPYAQTRDYVVKVTKFYRRYRTIPDVVDASLAPPEPTH; this is translated from the coding sequence ATGAGGTCTGCGTCGCTCCGCCTGCTCCGCGTTCTGATCGGTGCGTCGGTCGGGCTCCTGCCGCTCACGGCGGCGGCGGACATCTTCAAGACGGTCGGGCCTGACGGGACGATCTCGTTCACGAACCGTCCGAGCGCGGGCGCGCAGCTCTACATGAAGGGCGACGCGAAGCCCACCCGCGGCGGCGCGCCCGCGTTCGCGCCGCAAGACCGCGACCTCTCGCGCTACAGCCGCTACGACGAGCACATCCGCGGCGCCGCGATCCTCTACCAGCTCCCCGAGCAGCTCATTCGCGCGGTGATCAAGGTCGAGAGCGACTACGACCCGCGCGCGGTGAGCTCCGCGGGCGCGCGCGGCCTCATGCAGCTCATGCCCCAGACGGCGGAGCGGCTCGGCGTGAAGGACATCAACGATCCGCGCGAGAACATCTACGGCGGCGTGCGCTACCTCCGCGTCCTCGCGAACATGTTCAACGGCAACCTCGACTTCACGATCGCCGCGTACAACGCGGGCGAGAACGCCGTCATCTCGCACGGCGGGATCCCGCCCTACGCGCAGACGCGCGACTACGTCGTGAAGGTCACCAAGTTCTACCGCCGCTACCGCACGATCCCGGACGTCGTCGACGCGAGCCTCGCGCCGCCCGAGCCCACTCATTGA
- a CDS encoding DUF4349 domain-containing protein, with protein MRTIAFALSASIILAHLAGCGGADRAAEAPTSPSGGRGWAGAPNNATSESTVASTRDREVDAAEEAYAKTDTNAPPPPPGTPAPQPPSGAAQPAKARTEAPKDAKDATRAYVIYTARFVMAVYQVDQGISAVERIAKDSGGYLSMKKDREITIRVPRQRFEQAVAAVDTIGDVLHRDIAAQDVTDEHVDLEIRIKNARAMQQQLTALLTRANVKEALEIEKELHRITEELERLEGRLKLLNDKIAFSTITVAFEPRGNTMTTQRPRLPFGWLSGLNLPTLLQLSEDK; from the coding sequence ATGCGCACGATCGCGTTCGCGCTCAGCGCGAGCATCATCCTCGCTCACCTCGCCGGCTGCGGCGGCGCCGACAGGGCGGCCGAAGCGCCGACGAGCCCCAGCGGCGGCCGGGGCTGGGCCGGCGCGCCCAACAACGCCACGAGCGAATCGACCGTCGCGTCGACGCGCGACCGCGAGGTCGACGCGGCGGAGGAGGCGTACGCGAAGACGGACACCAACGCGCCGCCGCCTCCCCCGGGGACGCCCGCGCCTCAGCCGCCGAGCGGCGCCGCGCAGCCGGCGAAGGCGAGGACCGAGGCGCCGAAGGACGCGAAGGACGCGACGCGCGCGTACGTCATCTACACCGCGCGCTTCGTGATGGCGGTCTACCAGGTCGACCAGGGGATCTCCGCCGTCGAGCGCATCGCGAAGGACAGCGGCGGCTACCTCTCGATGAAGAAGGACCGCGAGATCACGATCCGCGTGCCGCGGCAGCGCTTCGAGCAGGCCGTCGCCGCGGTCGACACGATCGGCGACGTCCTCCATCGCGACATCGCGGCCCAGGACGTGACCGACGAGCACGTGGACCTCGAGATCCGGATCAAGAACGCGCGCGCGATGCAGCAGCAGCTCACCGCCCTCCTCACGCGGGCGAACGTGAAGGAGGCGCTCGAGATCGAGAAGGAGCTGCATCGCATCACCGAGGAGCTCGAGCGCCTCGAAGGACGCCTCAAGCTCTTGAACGACAAAATAGCGTTTTCCACCATCACCGTGGCCTTCGAGCCGCGCGGCAACACGATGACGACGCAACGGCCGCGCCTCCCCTTCGGTTGGTTGAGCGGGCTCAACCTCCCGACGCTCCTCCAGCTCAGCGAGGACAAGTGA
- a CDS encoding DUF47 family protein: MFGSATKDAVYFDAFCELAQKSEEAAEILVKMFARMDPAHAPERSPYSQDERAKVDDETRALSKKVKELETQGDTIERATIRRLRENWITPLDRNDIHSLIVELDNVLDYIEAVADRIVLFDVRVAPREAKELADVLVQTCKKVSAALGFLKNPKKAQEMLSLCEDVFRLESEADKVYRRALATLFAEGSEPLMVMKWREIFDSLESAVDRCQDVATLIQGIALEYA; this comes from the coding sequence ATGTTCGGCTCCGCCACCAAGGACGCGGTGTACTTCGACGCCTTCTGCGAGCTGGCCCAGAAGAGCGAGGAGGCCGCCGAGATCCTCGTGAAGATGTTCGCGCGGATGGATCCCGCCCACGCGCCGGAGCGGTCGCCGTACTCGCAGGACGAGCGGGCCAAGGTCGACGACGAGACGCGGGCGCTCTCGAAGAAGGTGAAGGAGCTCGAGACGCAGGGCGACACGATCGAGCGCGCGACGATCCGGCGCCTCCGCGAGAACTGGATCACGCCGCTCGATCGCAACGACATCCACTCCCTCATCGTCGAGCTCGACAACGTCCTCGACTACATCGAGGCGGTCGCGGACCGCATCGTGCTCTTCGACGTCCGGGTCGCGCCGCGCGAGGCGAAGGAGCTCGCGGACGTGCTCGTCCAGACCTGCAAGAAGGTCAGCGCCGCGCTCGGCTTCCTCAAGAACCCGAAGAAGGCGCAGGAGATGCTCAGCCTCTGCGAGGACGTCTTCCGCCTCGAGAGTGAGGCGGACAAGGTCTACCGCCGCGCGCTCGCGACGCTCTTCGCGGAGGGGAGCGAGCCGCTCATGGTCATGAAGTGGCGCGAGATCTTCGACAGCCTCGAGAGCGCGGTCGATCGCTGCCAGGACGTCGCCACCCTCATCCAGGGGATCGCCCTCGAGTACGCATGA
- a CDS encoding CPBP family intramembrane metalloprotease, translated as MDLRPFVALALVALVLTMQDYYGGRTYFEVTFAPKLRALYAEHPDLAFTKYEELYAFGWWAATRIGGYAFPFVVWKLVFRRDSLLDFGFRTKGFFDHVWIYGLFLAVVLPAMVVVAKQPDFGTYYPFYKQSSRSWFDFLVWEAMYFGQFFALEMFFRGFFLGALRRSFGSGAIFTMCVPYCMIHFGKPYLEACGAIVAGMALGSLSMKTKSIYQGFMVHITVAVLMDWLALRHRKATPLYLFPKIAEPLPTTKDVELEEAAREALAVSVERAFAVVFVALAVFLVVMFVRARRRHGERLWLLPEPKG; from the coding sequence ATGGACCTCCGTCCGTTCGTCGCCCTCGCGCTCGTCGCGCTCGTCCTCACGATGCAGGACTACTACGGCGGGCGCACCTACTTCGAGGTGACGTTCGCGCCGAAGCTGCGCGCGCTCTACGCCGAGCACCCTGACCTCGCGTTCACGAAATACGAGGAGCTCTACGCGTTCGGCTGGTGGGCGGCGACGCGCATCGGCGGCTACGCGTTCCCGTTCGTCGTCTGGAAGCTGGTCTTCCGGAGAGACTCGCTCCTCGACTTCGGGTTCCGCACGAAGGGCTTCTTCGATCACGTCTGGATCTACGGCCTCTTCCTCGCGGTGGTGCTGCCGGCGATGGTCGTCGTCGCGAAGCAGCCCGACTTCGGGACCTACTACCCGTTCTACAAGCAGTCGTCGCGGAGCTGGTTCGACTTCCTCGTCTGGGAGGCGATGTACTTCGGCCAGTTCTTCGCGCTCGAGATGTTCTTCCGCGGCTTCTTCCTCGGCGCGCTCCGCCGGAGCTTCGGGTCGGGCGCGATCTTCACGATGTGCGTGCCGTACTGCATGATCCACTTCGGCAAGCCGTACCTCGAGGCGTGCGGCGCGATCGTGGCGGGCATGGCGCTCGGCTCGCTCTCGATGAAGACGAAGAGCATCTACCAGGGCTTCATGGTCCACATCACCGTCGCGGTGCTGATGGACTGGCTCGCGCTCCGCCACCGCAAGGCGACGCCGCTCTACTTGTTCCCGAAGATCGCGGAGCCGCTGCCGACGACGAAGGACGTGGAGCTGGAGGAGGCGGCCCGCGAAGCGCTCGCGGTCTCGGTCGAGCGCGCCTTTGCCGTCGTCTTCGTCGCGCTCGCGGTCTTCCTCGTCGTCATGTTCGTCCGCGCCCGCCGCCGCCACGGCGAGCGGCTCTGGCTCCTCCCCGAGCCGAAGGGCTGA
- a CDS encoding glutamate--tRNA ligase, producing the protein MKPRLRFAPSPTGYLHIGGVRTALFNWLWARKTGGAFVLRIEDTDQARSTDESKQIIFDSMKWLGLDWDEGPGAGGAHGPYTQMERLALYKEHAEKLIASGHAFRCWCTKEELAEQREALKKKDPKAQFKYPGTCRTRTESLDETHVVRFKAPTEGSVTYVDKVFGEVVTPNVENQDFVLMRADGIPLYNFGAVVDDVTMGITLVARGRDHMINTPPQILIYEALGAKVPEFAHLPMMLAANGEKLSKRHGAVSVTEYRDKGYSPNAVLNYLARFGWSHGDQEVFSKEELVAAFSWESCGRGDGKFDDKKFLAIDHEHLKTERLTPNDEYADRVLPFLAANGLTPEKAAVVRALYTIRDRAKTFVEAADMLDFYFRAEPNLDDKAKAKFLVKDAAPKLRGLHAALASGEDWSEAALEERTNAFLAKDGLQIKDVAQPARVALTGRTASPGLFQVMHVLGRTSTLSRLERGAALSDA; encoded by the coding sequence ATGAAGCCTCGGCTGCGCTTTGCACCTTCTCCCACGGGTTATCTCCACATCGGCGGCGTGCGCACGGCGCTGTTCAACTGGCTCTGGGCGCGCAAGACCGGCGGCGCGTTCGTGCTCCGGATCGAGGACACCGATCAGGCGCGCTCCACCGACGAGAGCAAGCAGATCATCTTCGACTCGATGAAGTGGCTCGGCCTCGACTGGGACGAGGGCCCCGGCGCCGGCGGCGCGCACGGCCCGTACACGCAGATGGAGCGCCTCGCGCTCTACAAGGAGCACGCGGAGAAGCTCATCGCGAGCGGGCACGCGTTCCGGTGCTGGTGCACGAAGGAGGAGCTCGCGGAGCAGCGCGAGGCGCTCAAGAAGAAGGACCCGAAGGCGCAGTTCAAGTACCCGGGCACCTGCCGCACCCGCACCGAGAGCCTCGACGAGACCCACGTCGTCCGCTTCAAGGCGCCGACGGAGGGCTCCGTCACCTACGTCGACAAGGTCTTCGGCGAGGTCGTGACCCCGAACGTCGAGAACCAGGACTTCGTCCTCATGCGCGCGGACGGGATCCCGCTCTACAACTTCGGCGCCGTCGTCGACGACGTGACTATGGGCATCACCCTCGTCGCGCGCGGGCGCGACCACATGATCAACACCCCGCCGCAGATCCTGATCTACGAGGCGCTCGGCGCGAAGGTCCCCGAGTTCGCGCACCTGCCGATGATGCTCGCCGCGAACGGCGAGAAGCTCTCGAAGCGCCACGGCGCGGTGAGCGTCACCGAGTACCGCGACAAGGGCTACTCGCCGAACGCGGTCCTCAACTACCTCGCGCGCTTCGGCTGGTCGCACGGCGATCAGGAGGTCTTCTCGAAGGAGGAGCTCGTCGCCGCGTTCTCGTGGGAGAGCTGCGGCCGCGGCGACGGGAAGTTCGACGACAAGAAGTTCCTCGCGATCGACCACGAGCACCTCAAGACGGAGCGGCTCACCCCGAACGACGAGTACGCCGACCGCGTCCTCCCGTTCCTCGCCGCGAACGGCCTCACGCCGGAGAAGGCCGCCGTGGTACGTGCACTCTACACCATCCGCGATCGCGCCAAGACGTTCGTCGAGGCCGCCGACATGCTCGACTTCTACTTCCGCGCGGAGCCGAACCTCGACGACAAGGCGAAGGCGAAGTTCCTCGTCAAGGACGCGGCGCCGAAGCTCCGCGGCCTCCACGCCGCCCTCGCGAGCGGCGAGGACTGGAGCGAAGCCGCGCTCGAGGAGCGCACGAACGCGTTCCTCGCGAAGGACGGCCTCCAGATCAAGGACGTCGCCCAGCCTGCGCGCGTCGCGCTCACCGGCCGCACCGCGAGCCCCGGCCTCTTCCAGGTGATGCACGTCCTCGGACGCACCTCGACCCTGAGCCGGCTCGAGCGCGGCGCCGCGCTCTCGGACGCCTAG
- a CDS encoding serine/threonine protein kinase: MKKVFFLLTLLALTACGRPFKVSTAPGFVPLDEQHAYGYEYRATTPEGVVVAVRVIDDEERGDLDFWAQALTLQLRDVNGYALLATKDVSSRDGTKGKRLELGHDEDGKPYIYWVSVFPAQGRLFVVEAGGARDAFERSRQSVEWMLASVKVKCDTFVSPVLASRTCNRW; encoded by the coding sequence ATGAAGAAGGTCTTCTTCCTCCTCACGCTCCTCGCGCTCACGGCGTGTGGGCGGCCGTTCAAGGTCAGCACCGCGCCGGGCTTCGTGCCGCTCGACGAGCAGCACGCGTACGGCTACGAGTACCGCGCGACCACGCCGGAGGGCGTCGTCGTCGCCGTGCGTGTCATCGACGACGAAGAGCGCGGCGACCTCGATTTCTGGGCGCAGGCGCTCACGCTGCAGCTGCGCGACGTGAACGGGTACGCGCTCCTCGCGACGAAGGACGTGTCGTCGCGCGACGGCACGAAGGGCAAGCGCCTCGAGCTCGGGCACGACGAGGACGGCAAGCCGTACATCTACTGGGTCAGCGTCTTCCCCGCGCAGGGGCGGCTCTTCGTCGTCGAGGCCGGCGGCGCGCGCGACGCGTTCGAGCGCTCGAGGCAGAGCGTCGAGTGGATGCTCGCGAGCGTGAAGGTGAAATGCGACACGTTCGTGAGCCCCGTCCTCGCGTCGCGCACGTGCAACCGCTGGTGA
- a CDS encoding DUF4190 domain-containing protein yields the protein MTTHDPDRPAPPAGGFGDPGAMPGAPGAPSASPFGAPGASPLGAPGTSPFGAPGASPLGAPASSFGWMPVAPAPARNAMATSALVVGVVAVPCYALCGPVGLPLALAALVLGVMGLKQANRHPGTPGRGHAIAGIAVSGLLLLLTLGVGLTYWYLRVR from the coding sequence ATGACGACGCACGATCCCGATCGACCCGCGCCCCCCGCCGGCGGCTTCGGCGACCCCGGCGCCATGCCTGGAGCGCCCGGAGCACCGAGCGCGAGCCCGTTCGGCGCGCCGGGGGCGAGCCCGCTCGGCGCACCGGGGACGAGCCCGTTTGGCGCACCGGGGGCGAGCCCGCTCGGCGCCCCCGCGAGCTCGTTCGGCTGGATGCCGGTCGCGCCGGCGCCGGCGCGCAATGCGATGGCGACGAGCGCGCTCGTCGTCGGGGTCGTCGCGGTCCCGTGTTACGCGCTCTGCGGGCCGGTGGGCTTGCCGCTCGCGCTCGCCGCGCTCGTGCTCGGGGTGATGGGGCTGAAGCAGGCGAACCGCCATCCGGGGACGCCCGGTCGCGGTCACGCGATCGCCGGGATCGCCGTGAGCGGCCTCCTCTTGCTGCTGACGCTCGGGGTTGGCCTCACGTACTGGTACCTGCGCGTGCGCTGA